A genomic stretch from Treponema primitia ZAS-1 includes:
- a CDS encoding ABC transporter substrate-binding protein, with translation MKKIGIIVMVLCLISTAVLFAGGGSQGGGGGSSGEQVTLKFWTDMAGGRALEYFKAYEKTHPNIKLEVSVYESQDYKTQSRLALVSGTKPDIWQTNTGTFLDQFIEAGGCMDITNYISQYGWDKSLGDASLDVGRRNGRLYAIPNGGFFTWQALYANKEFFRKNNIPYPKTVDEMIATAQRIRAAGLQPIAFGNKDGWPGQIILGDYMGQLVGADYAEKLNKGTIKWDNSPELKTAFETLAKLAKGGAFIDGYATSDMNIGGIQSWLAQKAAFLYVGTWFYDTDTQATLDFEVETIPLPLINANTKLKSIQLYPDPCIFVDKDTKHSKEAIEFLNYCVQQEWYEIYSDQGKCLTPNAEANKKLDAPAWLKSEPILSQMSLPMFNYWTTQFPMPVEETLANNIKMVFEGSISVDQALKNIEQEHARNR, from the coding sequence ATGAAAAAGATCGGTATCATCGTAATGGTTCTGTGTCTAATCAGTACTGCCGTTCTATTTGCAGGCGGTGGTTCGCAGGGCGGAGGCGGTGGAAGTTCGGGAGAGCAGGTAACCCTTAAATTCTGGACTGATATGGCAGGCGGACGTGCGCTTGAATATTTCAAGGCGTATGAAAAGACCCACCCGAATATAAAACTGGAGGTTTCGGTGTATGAGTCACAGGACTATAAAACCCAGTCCCGCCTTGCCCTTGTATCGGGAACAAAACCGGATATATGGCAGACTAATACCGGCACTTTCCTCGATCAGTTTATCGAGGCAGGCGGGTGTATGGATATTACGAACTACATTAGCCAGTACGGTTGGGATAAAAGCCTTGGTGATGCCAGCCTCGATGTGGGCCGCCGCAACGGCAGGCTTTATGCAATTCCCAATGGCGGTTTCTTTACCTGGCAGGCTCTGTATGCCAATAAAGAATTCTTTAGAAAAAACAATATCCCCTATCCTAAGACCGTTGATGAAATGATCGCCACCGCACAGCGAATCCGCGCTGCGGGTTTGCAGCCCATAGCCTTCGGCAACAAAGACGGGTGGCCGGGCCAGATCATCCTTGGCGACTATATGGGGCAGCTTGTCGGCGCTGATTATGCGGAAAAACTCAATAAGGGAACAATAAAGTGGGATAATTCTCCCGAGCTTAAGACTGCCTTTGAAACCCTTGCTAAACTCGCCAAGGGAGGCGCTTTTATAGACGGCTATGCAACAAGCGACATGAATATCGGCGGTATCCAGTCTTGGCTTGCGCAAAAGGCGGCGTTCCTTTACGTTGGTACATGGTTCTACGATACCGACACCCAGGCGACATTGGATTTTGAGGTTGAAACAATACCGCTGCCGCTAATAAATGCCAATACCAAGTTAAAATCAATCCAACTTTATCCGGATCCCTGTATCTTTGTTGATAAGGATACAAAGCATAGTAAAGAAGCGATTGAATTCCTGAACTATTGTGTGCAGCAGGAATGGTACGAAATTTACTCGGATCAGGGAAAATGCCTAACCCCGAATGCCGAGGCAAACAAGAAACTGGATGCTCCGGCCTGGCTTAAATCGGAACCGATCTTGAGCCAGATGAGCCTGCCCATGTTTAATTATTGGACAACCCAGTTCCCCATGCCTGTTGAGGAAACGCTTGCTAATAATATTAAGATGGTGTTTGAAGGATCAATTAGTGTGGATCAGGCGCTCAAGAACATTGAGCAGGAACACGCAAGGAATAGGTAA
- a CDS encoding uroporphyrinogen decarboxylase family protein, translating into MTNRELFHATMAGENGRQLLHMEQGFNIVYNNWLKDGLPSNVDNCDFPAFGKNRNLYDYMNVTGYLYCHINQFCVPKFDEELIEETAETKVYRNGNGVVLKERTKASVEGTASFSPPQEIDFTIASEKAYMENRHRLTGNGNLRFDKKWLADNAEIIRTQQDYLPTLWIHGPFAYLRELMGTENAMILPYEEPDLIKMMLKDHLEVSMAAAAPVIEACKPDMCFVWEDCCGSTGPFVSPAIFDELIAPWYRAFKDYLLSMGVRWIMLDTDGDPSPLVSRWYEAGVDCMQPWEVNGVDMLKFADAYPEYVMMGGIYKHMFEPNDLSQVGRFTTTDVHEAIDMELKRVVEPMMKRGRYIAALDHWAFWGTTFDGYTHYSNRLLDYGKANTVTRV; encoded by the coding sequence TTGACAAACCGTGAATTATTTCATGCAACCATGGCCGGAGAAAACGGAAGACAATTACTCCACATGGAGCAGGGTTTCAATATCGTGTATAATAACTGGCTTAAGGATGGTCTGCCGTCAAATGTCGATAATTGTGATTTTCCCGCCTTTGGGAAAAACCGCAATTTATACGATTACATGAATGTTACCGGTTACTTGTATTGTCATATTAACCAGTTCTGCGTTCCCAAGTTTGACGAAGAACTTATTGAAGAGACCGCAGAAACAAAGGTTTACCGTAACGGTAATGGTGTTGTTCTTAAGGAACGTACCAAGGCATCTGTGGAAGGAACGGCAAGTTTTTCACCTCCCCAGGAAATTGATTTTACCATAGCAAGCGAAAAGGCCTATATGGAAAACCGTCACCGCCTGACCGGGAATGGGAATCTCCGTTTTGATAAGAAATGGCTTGCGGATAATGCGGAAATCATAAGAACCCAGCAGGACTATCTGCCGACCCTCTGGATCCACGGTCCCTTTGCGTATCTTAGGGAACTCATGGGAACTGAAAACGCCATGATACTTCCCTATGAAGAACCGGATCTTATCAAGATGATGCTTAAGGACCATCTTGAAGTTTCCATGGCCGCTGCGGCGCCGGTCATAGAAGCCTGTAAGCCCGACATGTGTTTTGTCTGGGAGGATTGCTGCGGCAGTACCGGTCCATTTGTTTCTCCTGCGATTTTTGACGAACTTATCGCCCCTTGGTACAGGGCCTTTAAGGATTATCTTTTATCAATGGGGGTTAGGTGGATCATGCTTGATACTGATGGAGATCCTTCTCCTCTGGTGAGCCGATGGTACGAGGCGGGAGTAGACTGTATGCAGCCCTGGGAAGTGAACGGGGTGGATATGTTGAAGTTTGCCGATGCATATCCTGAGTATGTCATGATGGGCGGCATTTACAAACATATGTTTGAACCCAACGATCTTTCTCAAGTAGGCAGGTTTACTACTACGGACGTTCACGAAGCGATTGATATGGAATTAAAGCGGGTGGTTGAACCTATGATGAAACGGGGGCGCTACATAGCGGCCTTGGATCACTGGGCTTTTTGGGGAACCACCTTTGACGGATATACGCACTATAGTAACAGACTTTTAGATTACGGAAAGGCCAACACGGTAACCCGTGTATAA
- a CDS encoding alpha-amylase family protein, with amino-acid sequence MNNPDWHKKNYRRNLVDMHIEAWDPDFLTQFDPKAYVDCMIAANVSCCMVYANSHAGFAYWPAPGGNQHPNLKGRDIFGEVVDLCHRNNIEVITYYTLIYDNWAYNQDPAWRIIQADGYSAREQTELFSGRYGLACPNAEGYREFTRKQVTDLVTKYEFESIFFDMTFWPSVCYCPSCKARFEKEIGGVMPRIINWNDPTWNAFQDAREKWLNEFAFFATNTVKALKPKVTVNHQYSLITQSWVRGVTEDHTDPCDYVGGDFYAGPTEQGLICKLFNSLSGSFEFHTSRCLGLGDHTTVKTMEHLKLQSCIALAHNGAFLFIDAIDPVGTLNKEFYQKMGTILREFQEYEPYLGGSMIADVAILFDMWSKFDFHDNGKNALDPSAQGMPHLDAVVGAARALKEKHIPYTVIGRRNLKNGIDKYRVIIMPDILRLSDEAAEDIRAYVRAGGTVYASGHSGITNLGDVFGFEPIGETAQEFTYLAPSAGGKSFFADSSPKYPLALNTLQQIVKAKPGAAVLATTVLPYTDRTDSGNFSSIHSNPPGVPTDNPGMIGTAFGKGRVIWAAGPIEGYKENFQDKVFISCIDNLLDKKYSVIFEAPPATEAICFAQDDGIIVSILNTQTTLPPVTVHDLHFTIDLKGRSCAQVLLLPKRSEIKFTETDGAVRFDLPPLELFHMVKVVYK; translated from the coding sequence ATGAATAATCCTGACTGGCACAAGAAAAACTACCGCCGCAATCTGGTGGATATGCACATCGAAGCATGGGATCCCGATTTTTTAACTCAATTCGATCCCAAGGCCTATGTGGACTGTATGATAGCGGCAAACGTAAGCTGCTGTATGGTCTATGCCAATTCCCATGCGGGCTTTGCCTACTGGCCGGCGCCGGGGGGGAATCAGCATCCTAATTTAAAGGGAAGGGATATCTTTGGGGAAGTGGTAGATCTTTGCCACAGGAACAACATCGAAGTTATCACTTACTACACGTTAATCTACGATAACTGGGCCTACAACCAGGACCCGGCGTGGCGCATCATCCAGGCGGACGGATACTCCGCACGGGAGCAAACAGAATTATTCTCCGGCCGTTACGGCCTGGCCTGTCCCAATGCGGAAGGCTACCGGGAATTTACCCGGAAGCAGGTTACCGACCTCGTAACCAAATATGAATTTGAAAGTATTTTCTTTGATATGACCTTTTGGCCATCGGTCTGTTATTGCCCCAGTTGTAAGGCGCGCTTTGAAAAAGAGATAGGCGGCGTCATGCCCAGGATCATCAATTGGAATGACCCAACTTGGAACGCATTTCAGGATGCCCGGGAAAAATGGCTTAACGAATTTGCGTTCTTCGCTACCAACACCGTTAAGGCCTTAAAGCCAAAGGTTACGGTTAACCACCAATACTCCCTGATTACCCAATCCTGGGTCCGGGGGGTTACGGAGGATCACACCGACCCCTGCGATTATGTGGGGGGTGATTTCTACGCCGGTCCTACCGAACAGGGGCTTATCTGCAAGCTCTTTAATTCCCTAAGCGGCAGTTTTGAATTTCACACCTCCCGCTGTCTCGGACTGGGGGACCATACCACGGTAAAAACCATGGAACACCTCAAACTCCAATCCTGTATCGCCCTGGCCCACAACGGGGCCTTCCTCTTTATCGACGCCATCGATCCGGTGGGAACCCTTAACAAGGAATTTTATCAAAAGATGGGAACCATACTGCGGGAATTTCAGGAGTACGAACCCTATCTGGGGGGCAGCATGATTGCCGATGTGGCTATCCTCTTTGATATGTGGTCAAAATTCGATTTCCATGACAACGGCAAAAATGCACTGGATCCAAGCGCCCAAGGAATGCCCCACCTGGATGCGGTGGTCGGAGCGGCCAGGGCGCTCAAGGAAAAACATATTCCCTACACGGTTATCGGCCGCCGGAATCTGAAGAATGGGATTGATAAATACCGGGTCATCATCATGCCCGATATTCTGCGTCTTTCCGATGAAGCGGCCGAGGATATCCGGGCCTATGTCAGGGCCGGCGGTACGGTCTATGCCAGCGGTCACTCGGGGATTACCAACCTTGGTGATGTTTTTGGTTTCGAACCGATTGGTGAGACCGCTCAGGAATTTACTTACCTGGCGCCAAGTGCCGGCGGCAAGTCATTCTTTGCCGATTCCAGTCCCAAGTATCCCCTGGCCCTTAATACGCTGCAACAGATTGTCAAGGCAAAACCAGGAGCAGCGGTGCTGGCAACCACGGTACTTCCCTACACGGACAGAACCGATTCCGGAAATTTTTCTTCCATCCATTCCAACCCTCCGGGTGTCCCCACGGATAATCCGGGGATGATCGGTACTGCTTTTGGTAAGGGAAGGGTTATCTGGGCTGCCGGTCCTATTGAAGGATATAAGGAAAACTTTCAGGATAAGGTATTTATATCCTGCATTGACAATCTGCTGGATAAAAAGTATTCCGTTATTTTTGAAGCCCCCCCTGCGACGGAAGCGATCTGTTTTGCCCAGGATGACGGTATCATTGTAAGTATACTCAACACCCAAACTACCCTCCCACCGGTAACGGTTCATGACCTGCATTTTACCATTGACCTTAAGGGGCGGTCATGTGCACAGGTTCTGTTGCTTCCCAAACGGAGTGAAATAAAATTTACAGAAACCGATGGTGCGGTACGCTTCGATCTGCCGCCCCTGGAATTGTTCCACATGGTTAAAGTAGTTTACAAATAA
- a CDS encoding FGGY-family carbohydrate kinase → MALLGIDVGSTGCKAIIFDLNGQLLKSAYRSYPMLYPQPGWRELDSEQVFSAVLECIEECCAGGIGPRVRSLSVSAQGEALVPIDRSGCALANSMVSFDTRDIAETGWIRNNLDLDYITEKTGVPLHTMFSLPKILWIKNHDPGVYAKTWKFLCFADYVAFRLGADVAPTMDHSLASRTMLFNIPEKKWDASLINAAAIDGDKLPALAPCGTPLGTVKEIYRKRFGFTTDLIIATGGHDQVCCALGAGVLSGGDAMNSMGTTDSIVCVSPVFTSGKRQMEANIPCGSYGVSDLYAAHSFVLSTGSVIQWFRNTFYGGDARTSYAELDAQAQKIGKPSGLYLLPHFSGSGTPYLDSSSKGIFAGLSLETEKAEIYRAILEGICYELRVNIENMESAGISIERMKCIGGAAKSDFYLQLKADITGKPIIKQRVEEAGCLGAALLAGRAAGLIPDTGAILRRFTSEEKTFLPNPVWQDVYSSCFEKYKSVYTLSRTLFS, encoded by the coding sequence ATGGCGCTATTGGGTATTGATGTTGGTTCCACAGGCTGCAAGGCCATTATCTTTGACTTAAACGGACAGTTGCTCAAGTCAGCCTACCGGTCGTACCCCATGCTCTATCCCCAGCCGGGATGGCGCGAGCTGGACAGTGAACAGGTTTTTTCCGCAGTGCTGGAATGTATCGAAGAATGCTGCGCCGGCGGCATAGGTCCCAGGGTTCGCTCCTTGAGTGTGTCCGCTCAGGGGGAAGCGCTGGTACCCATAGACCGTTCCGGCTGCGCCCTGGCAAACTCCATGGTCTCCTTCGACACCCGGGATATTGCCGAGACCGGGTGGATCCGGAATAACCTGGACCTGGATTACATCACCGAAAAAACCGGGGTGCCCCTGCACACCATGTTCAGCCTGCCAAAAATACTGTGGATAAAAAATCATGATCCCGGGGTATACGCCAAAACCTGGAAGTTCCTCTGTTTTGCCGATTATGTGGCCTTCCGTCTTGGCGCCGATGTGGCGCCGACCATGGACCATTCCCTGGCATCCCGGACCATGCTTTTTAATATTCCGGAAAAGAAATGGGATGCTTCGCTGATCAATGCCGCAGCCATAGATGGCGATAAATTACCGGCCCTGGCCCCCTGCGGGACACCATTGGGAACCGTTAAAGAGATTTATCGTAAGCGTTTTGGTTTTACCACCGATCTTATCATCGCCACCGGTGGACATGATCAGGTTTGCTGTGCCCTGGGGGCGGGGGTCCTCTCCGGCGGGGACGCTATGAATTCCATGGGAACCACGGATAGCATCGTTTGTGTAAGCCCGGTCTTTACCTCAGGGAAGCGGCAGATGGAGGCCAATATCCCCTGTGGATCCTACGGCGTAAGCGATCTCTATGCCGCCCACTCCTTTGTGCTCAGTACCGGTTCGGTGATTCAGTGGTTCCGCAATACTTTTTACGGCGGGGACGCCCGGACTTCCTATGCGGAACTGGATGCCCAAGCGCAAAAAATCGGCAAACCGTCGGGACTGTATCTTTTGCCCCATTTCTCCGGATCCGGTACCCCCTATCTGGACAGCAGCTCAAAGGGAATATTTGCGGGCCTGTCCCTGGAAACGGAAAAGGCGGAAATATACCGGGCAATCCTGGAAGGGATATGCTATGAACTGCGGGTCAATATTGAAAACATGGAAAGCGCCGGAATATCAATTGAACGGATGAAGTGTATAGGCGGCGCCGCCAAGTCGGATTTTTATCTGCAATTGAAGGCTGATATTACCGGTAAGCCCATAATAAAACAGCGGGTGGAAGAAGCTGGCTGCCTTGGAGCCGCCCTTTTAGCCGGACGCGCCGCCGGCCTCATCCCCGACACCGGAGCTATTCTTAGACGCTTCACCTCGGAGGAAAAAACGTTCCTGCCAAATCCCGTATGGCAGGATGTATATTCAAGTTGTTTTGAAAAATATAAATCGGTTTATACCCTATCACGGACTTTGTTTAGCTAA
- a CDS encoding helix-turn-helix transcriptional regulator, whose translation MNSFAVFIKEHRKFSNLTQVELAEKAGVGLRFIRELEQGKDRIRLDKVNAVLALFGHHAGPVEIPRNTQS comes from the coding sequence ATGAACTCTTTTGCCGTTTTTATTAAGGAACACCGAAAATTCTCCAACTTAACCCAGGTGGAATTGGCGGAAAAAGCGGGGGTAGGTCTCCGTTTTATCCGGGAACTGGAGCAAGGGAAAGACCGTATCCGGCTTGATAAGGTAAACGCCGTATTGGCCCTTTTTGGTCATCATGCGGGACCGGTTGAAATACCCCGAAATACTCAATCATGA
- a CDS encoding argininosuccinate synthase, producing the protein MKKKIVLAYSGGLDTTVIIPWLKENYDCDIIAVCVDVGQEADWTTIKQRALDTGALACYVADVKKEYVEDYVWPALKANALYEDKYLLGTSTARPLIAKVLVDYARKEKAYAIAHGATGKGNDQVRFDLGIMAFAPDIEIIAPWRTWDIKSREEEIEYLEKRNIPVPMKKKDSYSRDDNLWHISHEGLELEDPANEPSLQGMLKMTVPPEKAPNKAEYVEIEFEKGIPVSVNGKKLDGVSLIKTLNKIGGAHGVGLVDLVENRVVGMKSRGVYETPGGSILYYAHQELEHICLDRQTYAFKQQVSNKLGEVIYGGLWFTPLRESLSAFVDSTQKTVTGKARLKLYKGSISAAGVSSPYSLYNTSIASFTTGELYNHADAKGFIRLYGLPVLVRALMQKRGKGAKAGKITDAKSKGTAG; encoded by the coding sequence ATGAAGAAGAAAATCGTCCTCGCCTATTCGGGCGGCTTGGATACCACGGTAATCATCCCTTGGCTTAAGGAAAATTACGACTGTGATATTATCGCGGTCTGTGTGGACGTGGGCCAGGAGGCGGACTGGACAACCATTAAACAACGGGCCCTGGATACCGGCGCCCTGGCCTGTTACGTGGCGGATGTAAAGAAGGAATATGTGGAGGACTATGTATGGCCTGCCTTAAAGGCCAACGCCCTCTATGAGGATAAGTATTTGCTGGGAACCAGTACCGCCCGGCCACTCATCGCCAAGGTATTGGTGGACTACGCCCGTAAGGAGAAGGCCTACGCCATAGCCCACGGCGCCACCGGTAAGGGGAACGATCAGGTTCGTTTCGATCTGGGGATCATGGCCTTTGCACCGGATATCGAGATCATCGCTCCCTGGCGGACCTGGGATATTAAGAGCCGGGAAGAGGAAATCGAATATCTGGAAAAACGGAATATACCCGTACCCATGAAAAAAAAGGATTCCTACAGCCGGGATGATAACCTGTGGCATATCTCCCACGAAGGGCTTGAACTTGAAGACCCCGCCAACGAGCCTTCCCTCCAGGGGATGCTCAAGATGACCGTTCCTCCGGAGAAGGCCCCCAACAAGGCTGAGTATGTGGAAATCGAATTTGAAAAGGGCATCCCCGTGTCGGTGAACGGCAAGAAACTCGACGGGGTCAGCCTGATAAAAACGCTGAACAAAATCGGCGGCGCCCACGGGGTGGGCCTGGTGGACCTGGTAGAAAACCGGGTGGTGGGGATGAAGAGCCGGGGGGTCTACGAAACCCCCGGGGGCAGCATACTTTACTACGCCCATCAGGAGCTGGAACACATCTGCCTGGACCGCCAGACCTACGCCTTTAAGCAGCAGGTGTCCAATAAGCTTGGCGAGGTGATCTACGGCGGCCTCTGGTTTACCCCCCTGCGGGAAAGCCTTTCCGCCTTTGTGGATTCCACCCAAAAAACCGTCACCGGCAAGGCGCGGCTTAAACTTTATAAGGGCAGTATCAGTGCTGCGGGAGTAAGTTCCCCCTATTCCCTCTATAATACCAGTATCGCCAGCTTTACTACCGGCGAACTCTACAACCATGCCGATGCCAAGGGCTTTATCCGGCTCTACGGCCTCCCGGTTCTGGTACGGGCGCTGATGCAGAAGCGCGGTAAGGGCGCCAAGGCCGGTAAGATAACGGACGCCAAGTCCAAGGGTACCGCCGGTTGA
- a CDS encoding class II aldolase/adducin family protein, which produces MSCNKILPDEGYVKYTAVHTQAPATNHLLWASLNHARTQLYDLGLIGMLPNGVGFGNLSIRVEGEEFLISGTATGANRVLTPDDYCLVRYCNIEGNSVVSFGPIRASSESMSHGAIYRACPKANSVIHIHSKTIFEGMLDDKLLSTPKTAAYGTPEIAYAISNAVERWGKEQGQIVLAGHDDGVIAWGTSVEEALAQVLELYEKYGSRKNER; this is translated from the coding sequence ATGTCCTGTAACAAAATCTTACCTGATGAAGGCTACGTAAAATATACCGCCGTTCATACCCAGGCTCCGGCAACGAATCATCTCCTTTGGGCCTCACTTAACCATGCCAGGACGCAGCTTTACGATTTAGGTTTAATCGGGATGCTTCCGAACGGGGTCGGTTTCGGCAACCTGAGCATTAGAGTTGAGGGGGAGGAATTCCTCATAAGCGGAACCGCCACCGGGGCCAATCGGGTACTCACCCCGGATGATTATTGTCTCGTGCGTTACTGCAATATCGAAGGGAATTCGGTAGTGTCCTTTGGGCCCATCCGGGCCTCTTCGGAATCCATGAGCCACGGTGCAATTTACCGCGCCTGCCCAAAAGCGAATTCGGTGATCCATATCCATAGTAAAACTATTTTTGAAGGTATGCTGGATGATAAGCTGTTGTCCACCCCAAAGACCGCAGCCTACGGAACCCCCGAGATAGCTTATGCAATTAGCAATGCTGTTGAGCGGTGGGGAAAGGAACAGGGGCAGATCGTTCTTGCCGGTCATGATGATGGGGTCATTGCCTGGGGTACTTCAGTTGAAGAGGCCCTTGCGCAGGTGCTGGAACTTTATGAAAAATATGGCAGTAGGAAAAATGAGCGGTAA
- the mtnP gene encoding S-methyl-5'-thioadenosine phosphorylase, with protein MAVVGIIGGSGLDNPDIFSNSQDEDVTTAYGKPSAPLKHGIIGGVPVVLLGRHGREHTIPPTQVNYRANIAALKAAGCTHILATTAVGSLREEIRRGDLVVIDQFIDFTKQRNMSYHEVFEPHNPVHCAMADPYDSRLRKILIDECKRLQYPLHETGTVVTIEGPRFSTRAESHMFRAWGADIINMSIATETVLSNEAGIPYAAIAMSTDYDSWKTDEEPVTWEAISKVFAENAARVTTLLTQVIPQI; from the coding sequence ATGGCTGTTGTCGGTATTATCGGTGGGAGCGGCTTGGACAATCCTGATATTTTTTCTAACTCCCAGGATGAGGATGTGACAACGGCCTATGGAAAGCCCTCGGCCCCCCTAAAGCATGGGATCATCGGCGGTGTCCCGGTGGTCCTGTTGGGCCGCCATGGACGGGAACACACCATTCCTCCCACACAGGTAAATTACCGGGCGAATATTGCAGCCCTTAAAGCTGCGGGGTGTACCCACATTCTGGCAACCACCGCCGTAGGATCCCTGCGGGAAGAAATCCGCCGCGGCGATTTGGTGGTGATTGATCAGTTTATCGATTTTACCAAACAGCGGAACATGAGTTACCATGAAGTCTTTGAGCCCCATAATCCGGTACATTGCGCCATGGCCGATCCCTACGACAGCCGTCTCCGGAAAATCCTAATTGACGAATGTAAGCGCCTGCAATATCCCCTCCACGAGACGGGGACAGTGGTCACCATCGAAGGTCCCCGGTTCTCCACCCGTGCGGAGTCCCACATGTTCCGCGCCTGGGGGGCGGACATCATTAACATGTCCATTGCCACCGAAACGGTTCTGTCCAATGAGGCAGGCATCCCCTATGCGGCGATTGCCATGAGTACCGACTACGATTCCTGGAAAACCGACGAAGAGCCGGTCACCTGGGAAGCTATTTCCAAGGTCTTTGCGGAAAATGCCGCACGGGTAACAACCCTGCTGACACAGGTGATACCGCAGATATAG
- the argH gene encoding argininosuccinate lyase has product MAENNKKPAPGVLWAGRLAEKPEAEAFAFQASISVDQRLAQDDIRGSRAHAAMLGEQGIIPRDTAAALDAELERIAVELESGTLTVDEGAEDIHSFIEGILTERLGDAGRVVHAGRSRNDQVALDFRLYLKHTVPELMAELTETIIAILDKAEKHTESLMPGYTHLQRAQPVTLGHHLVAWCAGLVRDRSRFADALQRLDECPLGSGALAGSSLPLDREATAKALGFTRPTLNSMDSVADRDFALELSADCAITMTHLSRFCEDVVLWASEEFKFINLAESWSTGSSIMPQKKNPDFAELIRGKSARTTGNLVTLLTLLKGLPYAYDKDLQEDKESLFDSLDTVRSCLRMFRGMMVSAAFNTERMEAACIGGFLEATDAAEYLVRKGLPFRKAHEAAALVVRDCVAAGLTRIADRTLVELKTRSELFEADLYDAITPAACVAARKLPGGPAPDEVGRQIRVLRGELRCK; this is encoded by the coding sequence ATGGCAGAAAACAATAAAAAACCGGCCCCCGGTGTTCTCTGGGCCGGGCGGCTTGCAGAAAAACCGGAAGCAGAAGCCTTTGCTTTCCAGGCATCCATCTCCGTGGACCAGCGGCTTGCCCAGGACGATATCCGGGGCAGCCGTGCCCACGCAGCAATGCTGGGAGAACAGGGCATTATCCCCAGGGATACTGCGGCTGCGCTGGACGCTGAGCTGGAGCGTATCGCGGTGGAACTGGAATCGGGAACGCTTACCGTTGATGAAGGGGCTGAGGATATCCACTCATTTATAGAAGGAATTCTCACCGAACGCCTTGGGGATGCGGGCCGGGTGGTCCATGCCGGACGCAGCCGGAACGATCAGGTTGCCCTGGATTTCAGGCTCTACCTCAAACATACCGTGCCGGAACTTATGGCGGAACTCACCGAAACTATCATTGCCATCCTGGACAAAGCGGAAAAACATACTGAAAGCCTTATGCCCGGTTATACCCACCTCCAGCGCGCCCAGCCGGTAACCCTGGGCCACCACCTCGTTGCCTGGTGCGCCGGTCTGGTCCGGGACCGTTCCCGCTTTGCCGACGCCCTGCAGCGCCTGGACGAATGTCCCCTGGGTTCCGGCGCCCTGGCCGGATCGTCCCTGCCCCTGGACCGGGAGGCTACGGCGAAGGCCCTGGGTTTTACCCGGCCCACCCTCAATTCCATGGACTCCGTGGCGGACCGGGACTTTGCCCTTGAACTGAGCGCAGATTGCGCCATCACCATGACCCACCTGTCCCGGTTCTGCGAGGATGTGGTCCTCTGGGCAAGCGAGGAATTCAAGTTCATCAACCTGGCCGAATCCTGGAGCACCGGTTCTTCCATCATGCCCCAAAAGAAAAACCCCGATTTTGCCGAGCTTATCCGGGGAAAATCCGCCCGCACCACGGGTAATCTGGTAACCCTTTTGACCCTCCTCAAGGGTCTGCCCTATGCCTACGATAAGGACCTTCAGGAGGATAAGGAAAGTCTCTTCGACAGTCTGGATACGGTCCGTAGCTGCCTCCGCATGTTCCGGGGCATGATGGTCAGCGCCGCCTTTAATACGGAGCGTATGGAAGCGGCCTGTATCGGGGGCTTTCTGGAGGCCACCGATGCTGCGGAATACCTGGTCCGTAAGGGCCTCCCTTTCCGTAAGGCCCACGAAGCCGCCGCCCTGGTAGTTCGGGATTGCGTAGCCGCAGGTCTTACCCGCATTGCCGACCGTACCCTGGTGGAACTCAAAACCCGCTCGGAACTCTTCGAGGCGGACCTCTACGACGCCATTACCCCCGCAGCCTGTGTGGCGGCACGGAAACTGCCCGGCGGCCCCGCCCCGGATGAAGTGGGTCGGCAGATCCGGGTGTTGCGCGGGGAACTTCGTTGCAAGTAG